The Silurus meridionalis isolate SWU-2019-XX chromosome 18, ASM1480568v1, whole genome shotgun sequence genome includes the window TTTAAAACTGTTCATTTCAATGAGTCAGAAATTTTTATATTCCTGTAAAACACTCAGCATCTTGACAAATCAGATACAATCGGCCGGAAATGAAGATAGATCCACTTGGAAACTCAAACAACTTCCTAACAAATGACTGAGTATAGAAATGCATTCTTTCCTGTGTAGTGAGTTACTGTTAATAACAAGCGTGAGCATGCAGGGGCAAGAAAGTgtaagttttttgtttgtgtatttgtcagAGACCAGTATGTACAAACACaccaaaccaaacacacactttttcttacGCAAAGAATTTCCACTACTGAGTAATCGATCGTCTAGTgtaaagtgaaaaagaaagtcaTGTCCACAGTCCAGAGATTATGTGTAGGTTTGAGAAAATTGTCCAAGAATTTAGATCCTTTCTAAAAAGaagcttctttttcttttaattcaaaTCTCAAAAagccacaaaaaaaatcacaatttcttttatttcttcaatAATTCAAAGTACTTTCATTTATTGtctttaatgttcctattatcatttgttTCACACGACTTGTGCTTAAACAACTTATGTGAATAGACTTTGTTACTATCAGCACAcagatctattaatagaatattaatgagtaaaacactgatatctattaaaattttcatgagcctaaaaccttcttttcaactactccAATAAATCACGCAattaaggccacgggtgttgtggcgagttcgagtcagaagattcttccatcattttaTAATcgtctcaaaatgttctgcttgctgttgaactgtagGTTCTTGATAAGTAGAAACCATCAAGTGGAAGTGAAACGCGTTAAAGGCGCAAGCGCTCGACCCTGGGAGGTggttgaccagttacgtttttatccactcataaataaaaaggaacgactgattttacaaaaagtagttgagtaaaaaggtatttgacttgaaatgtagtgaagtccCCCAATTTATATattcttcagtaaagtacagatgcacaaaaaaaattactttagtacagtaacgaattacatttacttctacTTCATTACTGCATGCATGtcagatatatttatttattttttggccaAAATTTTGTATTAACCATTAATTCCTAGTCTCTAAACCTCAACCTAACCAAGTCCAAGATTCTGGTATTATTCAAAcaatgcataaatatatattataaaatgacTTAGTTCCTGTTCCTCTTTATCCATGCATTTCCAATTTACAGGGTGTGTTTGCTTTCACTTTCACAGCGACCGGATGGCGTAGGCACGACTAATCAGAAATGAGAAAGTACCTAAACAAAATGCTCAGCAATTACCCGTGTAACCTGTTTCAGacttgtgtagtgtgtaactTGTTTTAGAATTGAAGCTGTGCGCTACAAAGTGTGGAGAAACATTCAAGAGAAAGAATATTGATGTAGATTacgagcaaaaataaaatataagctaCTCTGTATTTTACACAGTAAGCCCCCCTACTGTACAGACTTGCCCAGTGACCATATTGCACATGGTCTCAACCTGTCTGCTCGACCTGTGTGGGTTAGATACAGTCATGTCTGTAAGCAGGTGTCCTCCTAGACCATGCGTAGGATCCCCACTCCTCTATGACTAGTGCTGTTACTTCACCATGGTTATGCAGTGTTTGTTTTCAGCATGCTTGTTATATTATGGGGTCAGACTTCACTGAGGTAATGTGTGAATCATTAGCACTGAAATCAGATGTCTCAGGTGTGCAGCTGTAAAGCAGCACGATCAGAGAAATGACTATACCTGGTGCATCGGAAAACCGATCCATTTCacctattttttcttttttattctttttctttttccccgaCAAACAAAATAGTCAGGGAAATATTTTTGCCACCAGAAGAGGGCAGCATTCAGCTCAACTTTACAGAGGCAAGACTCTCGAGCTTTGTGCTTTTTCTCTTATTTACACACTGCAAAGTTTAGACAACGCAGAATACATTAATAAGCCATAATATTTTTCCTAATCATGTAGTTTCATAAATGTATGCATTATAGCAGCTTAGCCAGAGCTGCACTCATGCAGGGAGCAGAAATGACTgactttttaataattaaaaaagtgcACATAAATGCCACATGTGCAATTTTTATGGTTAACCATATCAGACTAAAATAGTGTTTCTTTTTGTTGAACCATGACCTGCTATAGTCCAATCATAATTTAGTTTGACAAATTGTAATAATTAGGGTGGACTAATTAGCTATATGGCAAATGCCCAAGATTTGAACCAGGTAGCTTTGTCTGGTCCTGCCAGGCTCAACTGTGGTGACTCAATCATGCGTGTGAAGTGTGGAGTAGGCGTTCTGGAGAGACGACCTGTTTGTGTTTCACACCTATTTCTCCAGCTGTCTGGGTGTTACTCCACAGGAGGCAGAGAACAGGTCACGCTGCAGGTTCGGCCCTGCCTGCTGTCCAAAATGTACGTCACACCTCTCGTCAAAACAGTCCCGTCATGTAATTATTGCTATTCTGTTCCTGGAGGCTTTATCGTTCTGTTATTGACTTGAGACACAAATTTGCACTAACCCTAGGTTGTAGAATCTACTTAGTCATGTGCTTAATGTAAAATGGTGACACAAACAAGAACAAATTGATGCATTCTTAGCCAAGAACCTTctctctgtttaaaaaaaaaaaaaaaaaaacccaaccccCTGAGTAGCTTCACATGCAAACACCAGCTTTCACACTTCACTATTGACACAGCAGGCTGAGCGAACACTAAGCTACAGTTTCTCCATTTGCTCAGGACACATCCACAAGCCTTATTTACACCGGTTTAGCACCAAGCCTTCGCACGAACAATGCGACGGTCCATTTGCGCAGCTGAACCTTTGAGCCCTGGCTTTATACGGAAAGAATAAACAGCAAAAACTAAACCTAAAGGCTTAGATTATTTGTGCAGCACACCTCAGGGGTCAATTATGCCCTCCATTTTAGATGGAGATAAAGTGCTGATTCCCTTTTGTGTACTTAATCTAAGTCACTGCTTTGGTTTTGGTGTGGTCTGGTTTAGTTTCTCGATTTTGTACTTTGAAACTTCGTTACACTTAGACCGATTCCTGTTTCTTTAatcaatagagagagagagagagagagagacccatgAACCATGTTTGGTGTAGCATACCTATGATTAGTATTTCTATTGATCATCTCTCCCTTCCCCCATACCTGATAACGACCCCTGCTTCAGTACAGACTCTCATCTCTACAACTTCACAGAGACTGCTGTTCCAATCCACTTTTATCCACACAGgcctcactctcactctcaccatCTTACAatatccttttatttatttatttttatttttattatcctGAATGTGTCTTTAGTCAGAAAGCTTAAGGAAAATTCCTTTTGGTTGTTGCAATAGAACCAGTTGACACAGTGTGAATTTTTTataaccatgtttttttttttatatatatatgttaattGCAGAGTCATTTAGAAATTAATTCTCCTACAGTGCTACAACATACAAATACTGATGGCATGAGTTTTTCATCATCTTCATGCACAAACTCGTGCTTCAAACACTTTGTTTTCTGGTACATTCGATGTTAACTATTTGGAAAGGGCCAAAATGGTGCAATTTCGTGGAATTTTTTTACTtgcaataaaacataaatttgATCACATTCTTAGTGGAAATAACCGAACATATCTGGTGTTATTTTTCATAGCAAATGTGGACATTCTGGTAAACCGCCTTATGAAGGCATGCACTGAAGTGACGCAGTGACTTCTGTATGAAAATGTTTGAGGACATTTGCTAATCCTGTGTGATTTTGGGAAAAATCGGACACAGTAGACTCTGGAGGGCTTGACCGTTTTAAGTTACTTTGCTTATTCCCACCCCTTACTGTTTTAAAATGGGTGTGGTTTACTTTCTGGTCCCACCCTCCACACCAACTCTGAGTATTTGAGTTCCCTCCCTCCCACATCCAACAGAACAAAGTTGGAGCTTGTTGCAGCACACCGTGTGCGCTCTTAGAAGTCAGGCAGCGCCACCGAGGCGAACAATGAAGtacaaaggattttttttttaaaagcaactttccctgaaattgtatttattcttataattttttttataacttattTGTGGATTACATTCTGTGGATAACCCTTGGGAATAGCAGACCATTACCAGTGGATTTTATTGAAAGAAATGGTGGCTTACGATGAACCTGGTGTGGTGCCCATCAAACGGACTCTACAGAAAATAGACTATCAGAATCAAGTGTGCAAAGAACTTGAGGTGAGCTTGAAATTGATACAAATGGCATGCGATTTTAATGCTgcgtaatttatttatttttgcttacaATGTTATCAGTACGAGGAGAACTTTGCCCTAGCAGCCACTACAGGTGTGTTTCTCTAAGGTGTATACGTACTGCCAAGGAGTACAAAGGTCATCCTTTAGAGGATTTAGATGGTTGTTTTGAGTGGTATTGCTTTAAATGTAACCCATGATAAGCTGATGTGCCTGAACAGGCATTTATAATGAACTACTACAGACCTGAAGAGCAGGTAAAGCAGACTCTGGTGAGGCCTCCAGGGCTGCATGACTGCACACACATGGAGAATAAAAGCATTCCACAAGTTAAGAGTTACTGCAGTCCATGGCCTAGGTGTGCCTGTCTCCCCCCCCCCGGGCAAACATCACAGGGAACCAGGATTTGAAACGACCAATTTCTTTTAaacgcatcttcctctttatgatttGATTCGGAAGTGAAAAACAAGAACTGGTAAAGCTGACAGGAAAGCTGAATGGGaagtcgaaaaaaaaaaagaaaaatgtgaatgAGGCATTTTAGAATTTGTGAAAAACTGCAGAGAAAACCTGTGAAACGTAGAAGCTCGAACGATTTCACAAGTCGACCCCCAACTTTTTGTTTAATCAGCAGTTCCTCAGTGGTGGATCACCAGGGGAGCCAGGGAATTCCCCCCACTGTGCTGCCCCAACACCACCACAATCTGAACCACAGTATGCAATCTAGATTGAGGGCATTGTGAGTCCAGTGCCTGCTAAAACTTCCTCTCCGAGCAGTTCTATCCCAGTCAGCAAACCAGAAATAGTATCCCCAATCAGTCTGCCTGCATGTTAcactctgtgtgctgtgtatcgCAAACATGTGATGTCATTGGCCGTGGTTTGTGTAAGATGACTTAATTCAGAAAAAATATGGAGTTCAgtcaaatgtaattaaacataTCAAAATAAAGTAACACATCAGACTGCAGGATTAATtgattcttttttgttttttttattaaccccTTATTGTCCATCAGCTTTTTTTGCTGGAAGACAATCACTTTGTGGTCTCCCACCTTTATTGTCCCCAGCAGAGATAAGTTACTTGGTCTCAGTTTGATTAAATTGCCGTTTGGTGGTCTTGGTTAGCACAGTATAACTTAACCTCAGACAGCATCCTGTTAATGTAAACTAGATCTGCTCTGCAGCTGTCTGAAGCAGTTCGAGTCTGAATGGTGGATCTGTTCATCAGCTTTGCTGTGCCAAACTGAagtctcattcttttttttttttttctctctctttttttctggacTGAAAACCAGGCATCCATATTTAATAGTACATTTAAACAGACTACACACAGTCATTTGTCTGTATCATGCTTTTAAGTTTTAAGCATGGTGGTTTTTTTCAGCCCCTGAAGCCCATGAGTGTTTCAGAACTGtgattatagtgtatagtaatCCTGCTGGGTTTGCCAGTGTGAAATCACCTTGTCAGGTTTGttttactttgattttttttttttttttttgttgctctgGTTTGTACAGTTTGGCTCAAGTCCCAGTCGTTATGGCTTTGGGGCTGGAACTTTGTTTGTACAAGGGGTTCAGGTGTGCTTCTCCCTCTCACGCAATAGGGCTTCAGGGCCTGTCTCAACACGAGGCATTCATCCACACTGAAGCGTTAGAAAGGAGTACAGAAAGAACGATAGACGGTCACCGTGGGGGTGGGGCAGAAAAGCACACAATCCTGTCTTTTCCCCCTGCTCGCTCCAGACATACATTTTCAGAGCAGTTCGTAATTCCCTTTGAAAATAAATTCGACAAGACaaccaaatgaataaaatagatAAACATGGCAGTTAGAACATGTGCGAGACCACTTTCTTGAATGTGTGTCAGAGTGAGACAGCTGAGACAGGGGTCTTGTACATTCCACACATGCCCCTAGACCTCTTGAACTCCATAGCTGCAGGCAGAAAGAGGTCATTGTACTTCTTTCATACTGAGGGGAGTCCCGCATGATGTGTCCAACAGCTGTTGCCTCTGCAGTTTTGCAGCCAAGGAAACGCCAGCCAGTCTGACCCAAAATCCACCCCTCAATAATCTTCCCTTTTGCTCCCCCCTTCTCTCATAGCTAGTGGATTCTGGGGAACATGTCCCGTGACTAGTCGTGGCTTCTTTTGCCGATTTCAGAGActcattttgtatttgtgtcaAAAGCAAGTCAACcgttaatgtatttataattttttttcccccgtctGTCTTGTGCAGGAACCCAGTACTAAGCGCGTACGGCCTCTGGGCCGAGTCACCTCGCTGGCGAACCTCATCTCTCCCGCGAAGAATGGGGCCGTCCGGCGCTTCGGTCAGACTCTGCAGGCTTCACTGCGGGGCGACGGGCGCTCTCCGGGCGTGCCCCAGCACAAGGCAGGCAGCAAGGCGGCGGCACCCACACCCCCCAAACGGCGTAACAGCACCCTTTGGTCTGAAACTCTGGACGTGCACCAAAAAGGCGCTTTCTCCATGAAGGAGATAAAAAGACAAGAGGTGCGTATAGCAAGAGCTAGAGAAAACAGATTGCAGCATACATCCCAGACGAGTAAATTTACCATGTCTCCTAGTGAGACACTATTAAATCAGACTGCACTGACTTATTAAACCCTAAGGGCCTTAGGCTTggatgcttttctttttcttctggtttacttttttcttggggttttttttttttttttttttttggggctCCTGAATTCATTGTGGTGTGTACTCTGGCTGAGAAGACTGGAAATAGtctcaaatgaataaaaaaatctgtgcaTCACCCCACTAAACTAATAGAGTTCTGGTGCTGTGGCACTTTTGCCTCTCGGAGAATTCTAGTTTTTCCAGTCAGCCATTAAAGCAAACGTTGTGTATctgcaagggaaaaaaaagtttcatgtGAATCATTTAGGGTTGTTTTGACATTAAATGTACCACATGTTTTTAAAGTAACACCTTGTGTTGATTTGTAATTGCGCAGGCTATATTTGAGCTGTCTCGAGGAGAGCAGGACCTGATTGAGGACCTTCAGCTTGCCCGCAAGGTCGGTACTCATTGTGGATTAGCACTTGTGGGAATGGCAACTGTACTTTCAGAACACCGAATAATGTTAGCATGGACTGATCAaagactgctttttttttatttatttacaggcaTACCATGACCCAATGTTAAAACTATCAATCATGTCTGAAGAGGAGTTGACTGCCATCTTCGGAGATCTGGATGCTTACATCCCACTTCATGAAGGTGAATACAGAAATCCATTTCTCTCATCTAGCCGTGGCTTTGTTTTTTGCATCTGACATTCAGTGCACCTAACAACTTCTTTGCTCCATCAGATCTGTTGGCACAGCTGGCCAGAGCGACCGGCCCTGACGGGACAGTCCGAGAGATCGGCCAGATTGTAGTCAACTGGGTAAGATTTCTCATTcccttttttgtttataaaatcatGTGTGTGAGACTCTGTATTGATGACCCTGTATTACCTCTTGCAGCTGCCCAGACTCAATGCATACCGAGCATACTGCAGCAACCAGCTGGCAGCAAAAGCCCTGCTGGACCAGAAAAAGCAGGACCCAAAAGTTCAGGACTTCCTGCAGCGCTGTCTTGAGTCACCCTTCAGCAGGAAGCTCGATCTCTGGAGCTTTCTCGACATCCCCCGTTCACGGCTGGTCAAATACCCGCTCCTGTTGAGAGAGATCCTCCGACACACCCCACCTGAACACCCAGACACTGGCAGCCTGGAAGAAGCTGTGAGTATCCTCGGAAAAAGATTcgcccaaacacacacaggttatcTGAAAATGAGAAATGAACTCTGGAATGACGTTGTGTCTTTCACATCTGCAGGTCAGAATTATTCAGGGTGTGCTGACCGACATTAACATGAAGAAAGGCGAGTCCGAGTGCCAGTACTACATCGATAAACTGGAGTACTTAGACGACAGGCAGAAAGATCCACGCTTAGAGCAGTGCAAGAGCCTGCTGTGCCATGGCGAGCTACGTCACAAGAGCGGCACGGTGAGTCCCGCACGTTTCCCTCTGCACTAGAAAAGCTTATCGCTCactaatcaaatctaatctgTTGAATTACACTTTAGCCCTTGAATCGTTCGGTCATTAAACCAAGCCTTCTTATGTTTCTGTAGAAACTGCACGTGTTCCTGTTCACTGAAGTTCTGGTCCTCACGCGACCCGTGATGCGGAACGAACGCCAGTGTTTCCAGGTGTACCGGCAGCCCATTCCTGTGCAAGACCTCGTCCTGGAGGACCTGCAGGACGGAGACGTGCGCATGGGCGGCTCATTCAGGGGGGCTTTCAGCAACTCGGATAAAGGTGAGCTTTGcgtgtgttttttctgttttatatgcGCTGACATAATAATTGACTGATATaaacatgattattttttaacacaacaCTGTCTGTTTGCAGCCAAGAACATCTTCCGTGTGCGTTTCCAGGACGCCACTCAGGGTCAGTCACACACGCTTCAAGTCAACGACATCTTCCACAAGCAGCAGTGGCTCAATTGCCTGCGTAGTGCCATGTCCGTTATCCAGACCGACGCTTCCAGCGACACTTGCTGTGATCGCCGTTCCTCCACGGCCTCCGCAATCGTCCACATGGAGGAGACGGACGAGAATCAGCCTCAAAGCCAGGAGCCTCCCAGCCCCACACCTTCCACCATCTCGACATCGTCctcgtcctcatcctcatcGTCGACATCATCTGGATCGCCAAGAAAATCTAAAAAGGACAAGCGTATACTCTGCTCTTTGGGCAAGAGGAAGGAAACCATGGTGTAGAGTGCGCTCTACATGGACTATAAGCTTGTCCCGAGCAAActttgtatttatgtgtgtgtgttggaaccCTGAGGTTCTAcggcagtgtttttttttttttttttttttttactgtcctCAATGGCAGCTATATCCCCTTCAATTTCCCCCTACACACTCCGAAACCGAACCACAGGGCGCAAATCCAGACCAGGGGAAAGGTTATGTTGAGAAGTgttttacacacatgcacacgcttTCACTCAGTGACCAGTATGAGACGGAACATGACCACACAAGCCCTGTTTACTCTTAgtataatattactattattattacttggtttgtaattaaatgttatatatgtatatatatatatatatatgtatgtgtatatatgtatatgtatgtgtgtgtgtatgtgtgtgtatatatatatatatatatatatatatatatatatatatatatatatatatatatatatatatatatatatatattcccagAAATCAGAAAATTACTGTagctcttttttattattatttgtatttttatttttttatagaaacagCACTGTAGCTTTTAGCTGAAAAAAACTGTGTATGCAAAAATAcaataagggggaaaaaaacagctgtaagaaaagaaatgatCAGAATATAAGTCTACTGAGGGGGTTGAATTTCAGCATAATCCTTTTAAATCAGTATGATGTTTTATCAGCTTGACACTTTGCTGTATGGATTGTACACAAAACAGAATTCATTGAAATCCATTTGTTCTTGAAAACCAAAAGAAATCAGTCAAATTGTGATTTGAGACACTAAGATCTACTAATCACAAAGATCAGGATATGTGGTATTATTTTACTCATGTAAAATTGAAACTGAGCCAtgttggcttttttttcttttcttttctttttttttttttttttttttttttttaagaaagctAACTTCCAGATACATTTTCAATGTAGCATCTTGCATGGAGCATTACTTGTACAATGGCGTGTAAATGCTTGTATAAATAGAAGAGTTTGTGGAAATCTCAGGCAAGGAACTTGCATGTTGTAAGAGGGCTTTAGATATGTTGTTTATAAGAGCGTTTGTTTGAAATGCAGTGAGAGAATATTGTGTCTTTGATTCTTGATACTGAGCTTCATCACAGCTTTTGGTTGTGTTCCATCTTAGTGTCCTGAACGAAGCACAAATGTCTGATGGATTGGTGAAAAGCCAATGAACGTAGTTTACTAGGAACGATAAAAAGCATGTAGAAAGAAAGGTAAAAGTGAATGTTAGGTAGAAAAAAAGGCATCAAAAGTTGTTTgtataaaagacaaaaatgtgttGATGTTTGATGAGAGCTTGTAAATTTGTTCACTGTATAAAGAGAACATAGTTAAAGGGACAATAAAGATCTGTGTAAGATATGCATCTGAAAACTGGGTCTTGCCTTTTctttattgaaaagaaaaaaaaaaaacaccttagGGCAGCCCCTACACCCACATCCAACATCCAGAATATCTCCACTTTTGGAACCAGGTGTGATGTGATATGGGGTCTAGCCAGCATATCCAGTCTACAATCTATGACCTACAATCAAATCAAGGAGGAGGAAATTTCAAcccatttttataaatttttattgattactttgtttttttccattaagaaataatgtaaattgAGATTGTGTTCCAGACGCCTACAAATCTTCATATAAATAGAAaagtatacagtacaatatacagtaatacaatTATAACTgatcaatttaaaataaataaatgtgcactTTACTGTACCTTTTGAGAAGATTTGAGACTGAGATGAGGTATGGAGGAGGATTATTTTTTGGAAGGAGACTTTCCTTCCATTATGATTTTGGGAAGACTGTCAACCGAATCGCAGCTCTCAGTAAACTTCCACTTTTTagattaacttttttaattcaCTTGACTCTCCTTTTTGTTTAACTTTAATCAAAAACGTTGCTTGTATATCGGATTTTCGCTTGcaaatcaaatgtaaattttGACGAAGATTTTTGCTTGAAACAAATTAGTTTTGTAGCAAATGCAATTACATGATAAACTGGGGAGATTTGAACCACGGTAAAGCAgtggattactgtatttttatatataggaaggaggtttatggatttggtgagggaagacatgcagctagttggattgaaagaggctgatgtagaggacagggggtgtaTGATGACGGATGATCCGCGTGGCAACCCCTAAGGGGaaaagccggaagaagaagaagaagacacaaAATATTACCCTAGTTCAAATCACTTTGACCCCGATCAGGAAGAAAAACGAATGCTGCAAATGAACAAGTAATGCTGTCATTGTTTTTTCCACAAACTTCTCCTAACCATTCACTTAAGAAATTCTTCTGGTCACACAACACAGTTTTTGCTTTGTCTTGTGGAATGCAAGTCCAAAAGTCAACTCATTAACCTTTCTGACAAGAAATGAAAACATCTCCTATTCGTAACTGTATGTGtccatttaaaacacattaccTGTTCACTTTGAATCATTTATTCACATTTGGTTTTATCTCAAAAGCTAAAGATGAATGGATATGTTCTGAGTTCTTCAGCAAACATCGACTTAGAACCAGCCATCATTTGAAAGCACGGTAATCTACAATCCATCCTCACTAAATAATGTGATTATTATGCATGCTGAGCTCTCATTCTAATATTTGCTATAAATGCCATTACACTTTTTGCACGGTGTTGAAGCATCTATTATACCGCGATTCCTCTACACATTCCTCTTGTGTAGCTCAACACATTTGCAGTATCTTACAGTATGCTGTCTGGCAGCTGTATAAAGAAAAAGTGTCTATTaaacaaattcattcatttatctctCCTTCCAGGATGTTACTCTCTGGCGC containing:
- the net1 gene encoding neuroepithelial cell-transforming gene 1 protein isoform X1 — encoded protein: MEETSETPETQVSVPEVTNERPKRKASCKRKSSFAAPDSSPPGSSSSNNNSRRPSLRRGSSFVFPTPGPQWDFTLKRKRRDKEEDAVSLCSFDFKEPSTKRVRPLGRVTSLANLISPAKNGAVRRFGQTLQASLRGDGRSPGVPQHKAGSKAAAPTPPKRRNSTLWSETLDVHQKGAFSMKEIKRQEAIFELSRGEQDLIEDLQLARKAYHDPMLKLSIMSEEELTAIFGDLDAYIPLHEDLLAQLARATGPDGTVREIGQIVVNWLPRLNAYRAYCSNQLAAKALLDQKKQDPKVQDFLQRCLESPFSRKLDLWSFLDIPRSRLVKYPLLLREILRHTPPEHPDTGSLEEAVRIIQGVLTDINMKKGESECQYYIDKLEYLDDRQKDPRLEQCKSLLCHGELRHKSGTKLHVFLFTEVLVLTRPVMRNERQCFQVYRQPIPVQDLVLEDLQDGDVRMGGSFRGAFSNSDKAKNIFRVRFQDATQGQSHTLQVNDIFHKQQWLNCLRSAMSVIQTDASSDTCCDRRSSTASAIVHMEETDENQPQSQEPPSPTPSTISTSSSSSSSSSTSSGSPRKSKKDKRILCSLGKRKETMV
- the net1 gene encoding neuroepithelial cell-transforming gene 1 protein isoform X3; its protein translation is MVAYDEPGVVPIKRTLQKIDYQNQVCKELEEPSTKRVRPLGRVTSLANLISPAKNGAVRRFGQTLQASLRGDGRSPGVPQHKAGSKAAAPTPPKRRNSTLWSETLDVHQKGAFSMKEIKRQEAIFELSRGEQDLIEDLQLARKAYHDPMLKLSIMSEEELTAIFGDLDAYIPLHEDLLAQLARATGPDGTVREIGQIVVNWLPRLNAYRAYCSNQLAAKALLDQKKQDPKVQDFLQRCLESPFSRKLDLWSFLDIPRSRLVKYPLLLREILRHTPPEHPDTGSLEEAVRIIQGVLTDINMKKGESECQYYIDKLEYLDDRQKDPRLEQCKSLLCHGELRHKSGTKLHVFLFTEVLVLTRPVMRNERQCFQVYRQPIPVQDLVLEDLQDGDVRMGGSFRGAFSNSDKAKNIFRVRFQDATQGQSHTLQVNDIFHKQQWLNCLRSAMSVIQTDASSDTCCDRRSSTASAIVHMEETDENQPQSQEPPSPTPSTISTSSSSSSSSSTSSGSPRKSKKDKRILCSLGKRKETMV